A genomic window from Silene latifolia isolate original U9 population chromosome 11, ASM4854445v1, whole genome shotgun sequence includes:
- the LOC141612073 gene encoding uncharacterized protein LOC141612073 isoform X1 — protein sequence MERENERGERKDEEEGEEVLGSSLTMEKVKAAKKFIENHYRAQMKNIQERKERRWVLEKKLASSDVPEEEQINLIRDLERKETEFMRLKRNRICVNDFDLLTIIGRGAYGEVQLCREKKSGNVYAMKKLKKSEMLSRGQVEHVRAERNLLAEVDSHCIVKLYYSFQDDEYLYLIMEYLPGGDMMTLLMREDILPEKVARFYIAQSVLAIESIHKHNYIHRDIKPDNLLLDKNGHMKLSDFGLCKPLDCSTLSTIKENESMDDTSRESMDIDGSLPDAGHGHSWRSAREQLQHWQRNRRKLAFSTVGTPDYIAPEVLLKKGYGIECDWWSMGAIMYEMLVGYPPFYSDDPITTCRKIVHWRQYLHFPEDAKLTLEARDLICRLLCDVDHRLGTGGAEHIKAHPWFKDVEWDKLYELEAAYKPQVNGELDTQNFMKFDEADNTTPSKSGSGPSRKMNLTPKDLSFVGYTYKNFHAIKGLHPSTDRKGSTSPKRQSLDSIFSENGTDYSANHAEEMDVRMPSTADDCMSP from the exons ATGGAGAGAGAGAACGAAAGAGGAGAGAGAAAAGATgaggaagaaggagaagaagtgTTAGGGTCGAGTTTGACCATGGAGAAAGTCAAGGCTGCTAAGAAGTTCATCGAGAATCATTATCGTGCTCAAATGAAGAACATTCAAGAGCGCAAAGAAAG ACGATGGGTTCTAGAAAAGAAACTAGCTTCTTCAGATGTACCGGAGGAGGAGCAGATCAATTTGATTAGAGACTTGGAGCGAAAGGAAACAGAGTTCATGCGGCTGAAAAGAAATAGAATTTGCGTGAATGACTTTGACTTACTAACAATTATTGGTAGAGGAGCTTATGGTGAG GTTCAGCTCTGCCGGGAGAAAAAATCAGGGAATGTTTATGCCATGAAAAAGTTGAAGAAATCTGAAATGCTTAGCAGAGGACAG GTGGAACATGTCAGAGCTGAAAGGAACTTACTCGCTGAAGTAGACAGTCACTGCATAGTAAAATTATATTACTCGTTTCAAGATGATGAATATCTGTATCTAATTATGGAATATCTACCTGGCGGTGACATGATGACTCTTCTGATGAGGGAAGACATATTACCTGAGAAGGTTGCAAGATTTTATATAGCACAAAGTGTTCTGGCAATAGAATCCATTCACAAACATAATTATATCCACag GGATATCAAACCAGACAACCTTCTTCTCGACAAAAATGGTCATATGAAGCTTTCAGATTTTGGCCTTTGTAAGCCTCTTGATTGTTCAACCTTGTCGACAATCAAGGAAAATGAATCCATGGATGACACCTCTAGGGAATCAATGGACATAGATGGATCCTTGCCTGATGCTGGTCATGGCCACAGTTGGCGAAGTGCTCGTGAACAACTTCAGCACTGGCAAAGGAACAGGAGGAAACTG GCCTTTTCAACTGTGGGCACACCTGACTATATTGCTCCTGAGGTTTTACTGAAGAAAGGATATGGAATCGAATGTGACTG GTGGTCAATGGGTGCAATAATGTACGAGATGTTGGTTGGTTATCCTCCCTTTTACTCAGATGACCCGATAACGACATGCAGAAAG ATTGTCCACTGGAGGCAGTACCTCCATTTTCCAGAAGATGCAAAATTGACACTTGAGGCAAGGGATCTGATATGTAGATTGCTTTGTGATGTTGATCACCGACTAGGCACGGGAGGTGCAGAACATATTAAG gCACATCCATGGTTTAAGGATGTTGAGTGGGATAAGCTGTATGAATTGGAAGCAGCATACAAACCACAGGTCAATGGAGAGTTGGATACTCAGAACTTCATGAAATTTGATGAG GCGGACAACACTACACCATCCAAATCTGGGTCAGGACCCTCTAGAAAG ATGAACTTAACGCCAAAAGATCTAAGCTTTGTTGGCTATACATACAAGAATTTTCATGCTATCAAAGGGTTGCATCCTTCTACTG
- the LOC141612073 gene encoding uncharacterized protein LOC141612073 isoform X2, whose amino-acid sequence MERENERGERKDEEEGEEVLGSSLTMEKVKAAKKFIENHYRAQMKNIQERKERRWVLEKKLASSDVPEEEQINLIRDLERKETEFMRLKRNRICVNDFDLLTIIGRGAYGEVQLCREKKSGNVYAMKKLKKSEMLSRGQVEHVRAERNLLAEVDSHCIVKLYYSFQDDEYLYLIMEYLPGGDMMTLLMREDILPEKVARFYIAQSVLAIESIHKHNYIHRDIKPDNLLLDKNGHMKLSDFGLCKPLDCSTLSTIKENESMDDTSRESMDIDGSLPDAGHGHSWRSAREQLQHWQRNRRKLAFSTVGTPDYIAPEVLLKKGYGIECDWWSMGAIMYEMLVGYPPFYSDDPITTCRKIVHWRQYLHFPEDAKLTLEARDLICRLLCDVDHRLGTGGAEHIKAHPWFKDVEWDKLYELEAAYKPQVNGELDTQNFMKFDEADNTTPSKSGSGPSRKMNLTPKDLSFVGYTYKNFHAIKGLHPSTGENGTDYSANHAEEMDVRMPSTADDCMSP is encoded by the exons ATGGAGAGAGAGAACGAAAGAGGAGAGAGAAAAGATgaggaagaaggagaagaagtgTTAGGGTCGAGTTTGACCATGGAGAAAGTCAAGGCTGCTAAGAAGTTCATCGAGAATCATTATCGTGCTCAAATGAAGAACATTCAAGAGCGCAAAGAAAG ACGATGGGTTCTAGAAAAGAAACTAGCTTCTTCAGATGTACCGGAGGAGGAGCAGATCAATTTGATTAGAGACTTGGAGCGAAAGGAAACAGAGTTCATGCGGCTGAAAAGAAATAGAATTTGCGTGAATGACTTTGACTTACTAACAATTATTGGTAGAGGAGCTTATGGTGAG GTTCAGCTCTGCCGGGAGAAAAAATCAGGGAATGTTTATGCCATGAAAAAGTTGAAGAAATCTGAAATGCTTAGCAGAGGACAG GTGGAACATGTCAGAGCTGAAAGGAACTTACTCGCTGAAGTAGACAGTCACTGCATAGTAAAATTATATTACTCGTTTCAAGATGATGAATATCTGTATCTAATTATGGAATATCTACCTGGCGGTGACATGATGACTCTTCTGATGAGGGAAGACATATTACCTGAGAAGGTTGCAAGATTTTATATAGCACAAAGTGTTCTGGCAATAGAATCCATTCACAAACATAATTATATCCACag GGATATCAAACCAGACAACCTTCTTCTCGACAAAAATGGTCATATGAAGCTTTCAGATTTTGGCCTTTGTAAGCCTCTTGATTGTTCAACCTTGTCGACAATCAAGGAAAATGAATCCATGGATGACACCTCTAGGGAATCAATGGACATAGATGGATCCTTGCCTGATGCTGGTCATGGCCACAGTTGGCGAAGTGCTCGTGAACAACTTCAGCACTGGCAAAGGAACAGGAGGAAACTG GCCTTTTCAACTGTGGGCACACCTGACTATATTGCTCCTGAGGTTTTACTGAAGAAAGGATATGGAATCGAATGTGACTG GTGGTCAATGGGTGCAATAATGTACGAGATGTTGGTTGGTTATCCTCCCTTTTACTCAGATGACCCGATAACGACATGCAGAAAG ATTGTCCACTGGAGGCAGTACCTCCATTTTCCAGAAGATGCAAAATTGACACTTGAGGCAAGGGATCTGATATGTAGATTGCTTTGTGATGTTGATCACCGACTAGGCACGGGAGGTGCAGAACATATTAAG gCACATCCATGGTTTAAGGATGTTGAGTGGGATAAGCTGTATGAATTGGAAGCAGCATACAAACCACAGGTCAATGGAGAGTTGGATACTCAGAACTTCATGAAATTTGATGAG GCGGACAACACTACACCATCCAAATCTGGGTCAGGACCCTCTAGAAAG ATGAACTTAACGCCAAAAGATCTAAGCTTTGTTGGCTATACATACAAGAATTTTCATGCTATCAAAGGGTTGCATCCTTCTACTG